One part of the Ziziphus jujuba cultivar Dongzao chromosome 2, ASM3175591v1 genome encodes these proteins:
- the LOC107407358 gene encoding (+)-cis,cis-nepetalactol synthase NEPS3-like: MANLSPTANNKLHGKVAIVTGGASGIGEATARHIINDGARAVVIADVQDDKGENVVASIGSDRCTYIHCDVADENQVKSLVESTVSIYGRLDIMFSNAGISGATSNQTVLDLDLSDFDKVIAVNTRGMAACVKHAAGAMKEGGVRGSIICTASLAGSRGLETWTNYVMSKHAVIGLVRSASLQLAGNGIRVNSVSPGMVGTPLIMRTCGVEEEEEMEKIVEKFSRMKGVLREKHVADAVSFLASEESEFVTGLDLVVDGGFTA; this comes from the coding sequence CAAGCTTCACGGAAAGGTGGCAATAGTCACCGGTGGAGCCAGCGGCATCGGCGAGGCTACAGCTCGCCACATCATCAACGATGGTGCGCGTGCAGTGGTCATAGCCGATGTACAGGACGACAAGGGTGAAAACGTCGTCGCTTCGATCGGCTCCGACCGCTGCACCTACATCCACTGCGACGTTGCCGATGAAAACCAGGTAAAGTCTCTAGTTGAATCCACTGTTTCTATCTACGGCCGCCTGGACATCATGTTCAGCAATGCCGGCATCTCCGGCGCCACCAGCAACCAAACCGTCTTGGACCTGGACTTGTCGGACTTCGACAAGGTCATTGCAGTGAACACGCGGGGAATGGCGGCGTGTGTGAAGCACGCGGCTGGTGCAATGAAGGAAGGAGGGGTGAGGGGGAGCATAATATGCACGGCGAGCTTAGCGGGGAGTCGTGGGTTAGAAACATGGACAAACTACGTGATGTCGAAGCACGCGGTGATTGGGCTGGTGAGGTCGGCTAGTTTACAGCTCGCCGGCAATGGGATTCGCGTGAACAGCGTGTCGCCGGGAATGGTGGGGACGCCGTTGATCATGAGGACGTGTGgagtggaggaggaggaggaaatgGAGAAGATTGTGGAGAAGTTTTCAAGGATGAAAGGGGTGCTGAGGGAGAAGCATGTGGCTGATGCGGTGTCGTTTTTGGCTTCAGAGGAGTCAGAGTTTGTGACTGGGCTTGATTTGGTAGTGGACGGTGGGTTCACTGCTTGA